Proteins from a genomic interval of Acetobacterium woodii DSM 1030:
- a CDS encoding MFS transporter: protein MSEQKKGSVWVSIAALSVALLLYTTSMTTPALGEIAKAFPDAAPETVKLLASIPSLMMVFFALISGKLTQYLSIKKIITIAMILIFVGGIPSAFIGDLQFMIIMRVIFGAGYGLVFPMASAVIADLFTGDQANKIMGFKSAVGAAAGMVFQMMGGILAAYNWRYSFLGFLLVIPIALIIWFKLPDTGVKKVEKVNASGGKEKKLTTMTFVLSIACALLNLVQFSFMTNLAMIITADGIGNAAQSATVLTIFTASAFVVGMIYGNISKVLKQYSASFGALMVGLSFVVLVFANSMTMLIIGAIIFGIGFGSFNPAITMAVAKSAASPKFAAVAISIYVSGTGIGQFLSPYALKFMREALNLTSARADWQIAAVSLIVGSLVSIVLVAVNSKKTEIAKQTV, encoded by the coding sequence ATGAGTGAACAGAAAAAGGGAAGTGTATGGGTGTCGATAGCTGCTTTATCAGTTGCTTTATTGCTATACACAACCAGTATGACAACCCCGGCCTTAGGGGAAATTGCCAAAGCATTTCCAGATGCAGCCCCGGAAACAGTTAAGTTATTAGCATCGATTCCATCCCTGATGATGGTATTTTTCGCCTTGATATCAGGGAAGCTGACGCAGTATCTAAGCATTAAGAAAATCATTACAATCGCCATGATTCTTATTTTTGTTGGTGGGATTCCTTCAGCGTTTATCGGTGATCTACAATTCATGATTATCATGCGCGTTATTTTTGGTGCTGGTTATGGGTTGGTGTTTCCAATGGCTTCTGCGGTTATTGCTGATTTGTTTACTGGCGATCAGGCTAATAAAATAATGGGCTTTAAAAGTGCCGTTGGTGCAGCAGCCGGGATGGTTTTTCAGATGATGGGCGGAATTTTGGCGGCTTATAATTGGCGTTATTCGTTCCTGGGCTTTTTATTGGTCATTCCGATTGCCCTTATTATTTGGTTTAAACTTCCCGATACCGGGGTTAAAAAAGTAGAAAAGGTCAATGCATCTGGGGGAAAAGAAAAGAAGTTGACGACGATGACGTTTGTATTGTCAATTGCGTGTGCCTTACTTAATTTAGTACAGTTCAGTTTTATGACTAATCTGGCGATGATCATCACGGCCGATGGGATCGGTAATGCGGCCCAGTCGGCAACGGTATTGACGATCTTCACGGCCTCGGCTTTTGTAGTGGGAATGATTTATGGGAATATCTCAAAAGTATTAAAGCAATATAGTGCTTCTTTTGGGGCCCTAATGGTTGGATTGTCCTTTGTCGTCTTAGTATTTGCCAACAGTATGACGATGTTAATCATTGGAGCGATAATATTCGGGATTGGTTTCGGTTCGTTTAACCCGGCGATTACCATGGCTGTTGCCAAAAGCGCCGCAAGTCCCAAATTTGCCGCGGTAGCAATTTCAATCTATGTCAGTGGGACTGGGATTGGCCAGTTTTTATCGCCATATGCATTAAAATTTATGAGAGAAGCATTAAACCTGACTTCAGCACGAGCTGACTGGCAAATTGCCGCTGTTTCATTGATTGTTGGAAGTTTGGTATCAATTGTCCTAGTTGCGGTGAACAGCAAAAAAACTGAAATCGCGAAGCAAACTGTTTAA